The following coding sequences lie in one bacterium genomic window:
- a CDS encoding PAS domain-containing protein, translating to MSADDLEISRLALIARGFRESRQPMLMADAGGRVVAASQGAAQLLGLPPENLAGEICADWFLPEGALSECTLLGACQGGLRRQMQLRNVKGELIPVEVVCSSFMAEPLHPSGDGDARQDDGRRHCLFHVEDVRQREHHDQVRAARLAKLPLLNQVSEALYGAHLTLDQLLQAILICVTAGQGLRFNRAFLLLVDDAGLHLRGEVAIGPSNPEEAARIWHDLADRPADLFEMMTSYDQSIKNTNAAVNEIVRRMIVPLEHIDHLLVRAMHERRVERVTNDMHLPGVEELRSWLGGGPFAVAPLTIRSGPVGVIVADNAISGQEITDLDLEFLQMFANQSAAAVENSRLYRELEKRLVDLRRAHHQQKEDQQTLLRMERLSVMGETSAIVAHELRNPLVAIGGFARSLTRNLDENDPNHRFAAIISEEVARMEEIIHDLLDFIRPRKLLRQETVVDDLVRETAERFRGELEGAGVDLVLETEGGRTVVECHPGEIQQVLQNYLMNAMQAQAFGGRVVVRPRSWMEG from the coding sequence ACCTGGCGGGGGAGATCTGTGCCGACTGGTTCCTGCCGGAAGGAGCCCTTTCCGAGTGCACCCTGCTGGGGGCGTGCCAGGGCGGCCTGCGCCGGCAGATGCAGTTGCGCAACGTGAAGGGCGAGTTGATCCCGGTCGAGGTTGTCTGCTCCAGCTTCATGGCTGAGCCCCTGCACCCGTCCGGCGACGGCGACGCGCGGCAGGACGACGGCCGTCGCCATTGCCTGTTCCACGTCGAGGACGTTCGCCAACGGGAGCACCATGACCAGGTGCGCGCGGCGCGCCTGGCAAAGCTGCCGCTCCTGAACCAGGTCTCGGAGGCGCTCTACGGGGCGCACCTGACGCTCGACCAGTTGTTGCAGGCGATCCTCATCTGCGTGACCGCCGGACAGGGCTTGCGCTTCAACCGGGCATTCCTGCTGCTGGTCGATGACGCAGGGCTTCACCTGCGTGGCGAGGTCGCCATCGGGCCCAGCAATCCCGAGGAGGCGGCGCGCATCTGGCACGACCTGGCTGACCGGCCCGCCGACCTGTTCGAGATGATGACCAGCTACGACCAGTCGATCAAGAACACCAATGCCGCGGTCAACGAGATCGTGCGGCGCATGATCGTGCCCCTCGAGCACATCGACCATCTGCTGGTCAGGGCCATGCACGAGCGCCGCGTGGAGCGCGTGACCAACGATATGCACCTGCCCGGCGTGGAGGAACTGCGGAGCTGGCTCGGTGGCGGGCCGTTTGCCGTGGCCCCGCTCACGATCCGCAGCGGACCGGTCGGCGTCATCGTCGCCGACAACGCCATCAGCGGGCAGGAGATCACCGATCTCGACCTCGAGTTCCTGCAGATGTTCGCCAACCAGAGCGCGGCGGCTGTCGAGAACAGTCGTCTCTACCGCGAACTGGAGAAGCGGCTGGTGGACCTGCGGCGCGCGCACCATCAGCAGAAGGAGGACCAGCAGACCCTGCTGCGGATGGAGCGCCTGAGCGTCATGGGCGAGACCTCGGCCATCGTCGCCCACGAACTGCGCAATCCACTGGTCGCCATCGGCGGCTTCGCGCGGTCGCTGACGCGCAACCTGGATGAGAACGATCCGAATCATCGCTTCGCCGCGATCATCTCGGAAGAGGTGGCGCGGATGGAGGAAATCATCCACGACCTGCTGGATTTCATCCGCCCCCGCAAGCTGTTGCGGCAGGAGACGGTGGTCGACGACCTGGTGCGCGAGACGGCCGAGCGGTTCCGGGGCGAACTGGAGGGGGCGGGAGTCGACCTGGTCCTCGAGACGGAGGGTGGCAGAACCGTCGTGGAATGCCATCCAGGCGAGATCCAGCAGGTCCTGCAGAACTACCTGATGAACGCCATGCAGGCCCAGGCCTTCGGCGGCCGGGTCGTGGTCCGACCACGGTCCTGGATGGAGGGTTGA